In a genomic window of Dyadobacter fermentans DSM 18053:
- a CDS encoding response regulator, with translation MKKTLIADDHSLVRYGLRVALLNHFPDLQIDEAWDGQSIMTQLKINTYDLVLLDLSMPDTDPSKVIHWIRNMHPDTKVLIVSMNNEAVFGKRALQMGAHGYLEKDASPEDLIKAINVVLAGKKYMSADLADIIMNDTLNRKSMNPFDGLTPREFQVAMYIVQDYSITQISELMQLQYTSVSTFRRRIFEKLNISDRKALVQLADAYQIT, from the coding sequence ATGAAAAAGACATTGATTGCCGACGACCATTCGCTGGTACGTTACGGACTGAGAGTTGCATTACTGAACCACTTTCCCGACTTGCAGATTGACGAGGCATGGGACGGCCAGTCGATCATGACCCAGCTGAAAATCAACACCTACGACCTGGTTTTGCTCGACCTGAGCATGCCCGACACCGATCCGAGCAAGGTGATCCACTGGATCAGGAATATGCACCCGGACACGAAAGTACTCATCGTATCGATGAACAACGAGGCGGTATTTGGCAAAAGGGCGCTGCAAATGGGCGCGCACGGCTACCTGGAAAAAGACGCCTCGCCCGAAGACCTGATCAAGGCCATCAATGTGGTGCTGGCCGGTAAAAAATACATGAGCGCCGATCTGGCCGACATTATCATGAATGACACGCTAAACCGGAAGTCGATGAACCCGTTCGACGGCCTTACGCCGCGGGAGTTCCAGGTCGCGATGTACATCGTGCAGGATTACAGCATCACGCAGATCAGCGAGCTGATGCAGCTGCAATACACGTCCGTGAGCACATTCCGCCGGCGCATTTTTGAAAAACTCAATATCTCCGACCGGAAAGCGCTCGTGCAGCTTGCGGATGCCTATCAAATCACTTAG
- a CDS encoding sensor histidine kinase, translated as MNIVRIAILLTLLAAASQASGQEISDFTEQHYTSDNGLPQNSVMQLQRDKNGFIWMSTQGGVVRFDGTRFVTYNLSNVPQLASNRIIELGLTGDSTIYFKDTGFKVFSFDENNQPFVLNQHVRNRAVILRSRTDQFDVFANLHPQDRQRVDSLFNQYASQVIYHQVGARGDGFLRIGDAALIGIYRKRVVFFKTYDHGTPLSFEHAGFLNKKVYYFNKQQQLASVDMSGREQVVSPQLPGGYALRGATHFYQQGERLFLHNSNTFYQLGPAAGDALICKPVLKTADLGGLDSYLHIPESGVHLLGTKTGGLYIFRKKQFKTVRIPGTGNNFYSQRVFAGNVILTEHGAVGKGGQMTGEPFPLIPRSGTLIDRDGNVWMNRGYKSLEQRTSDLKPIRRFHADREIAHITQTPDGTIWLNAMSGKFGRIESDSIRWLSLEKDVKTFMPVNNSQFWTADGRGVYLLDVRKNSFKEVAGLEGREVRAFHSDPEGTLWAGTYGQGFYAIRNGKATALPLDRNGYLLVVHTFLEDKKGFMWMSTNHGLFKCKTQDLYDYLDQKTRHVFYYYYDKSNGFANNEFNGGCYPSSIVLPDGRFSFPSMDGLVQAHPDSVTDILPNSRILIDKFTVDGKEQPFSTSLELAPSFNRIGVMLASPYFGLPENQFLEYNIKGLDHEWYELNSNLTIILNRLEHGKYVLQVRKKAGFGRDNVSLLSMPFVVKPFWYQTWYFAVFAFCLLIFSFYLVVKLRYHYLTLRKKQLEAQVHERTQELEYSNRLKEKITLLLAHDLQSPLHFLNLLSDHVSAALDKERLDDVRNGMWEIKKAATNIHAFVREINLWTRSQQAGFFLSKRPFAFDGLAGELREFFKEMLPFKNNTLEFVNPGQWPLFTNREILKAVIRNLIDNSNKYTTGGHIRVELEQAGDHLQLSVTDNGRGMSPADLSKINRRITQVQTTAGIEQSGRLGYQIIIDFVALLECKLEVQSSVGQGTRVTISGLMPGQPDATDAMLTDDVPTNFTTL; from the coding sequence ATGAATATTGTAAGGATCGCCATCCTTCTCACCCTTCTTGCGGCCGCTTCACAAGCATCTGGCCAGGAAATTTCCGACTTCACGGAGCAGCATTATACCAGCGACAACGGACTGCCGCAGAACAGCGTGATGCAGCTTCAACGTGATAAAAACGGCTTTATATGGATGTCGACACAGGGTGGCGTGGTGCGCTTCGACGGCACGCGCTTTGTGACGTACAACCTCAGCAATGTGCCGCAGCTTGCTTCGAACCGCATTATCGAGCTTGGCCTCACCGGCGACAGCACCATTTATTTCAAGGATACGGGCTTCAAAGTATTCTCTTTTGACGAAAACAACCAGCCATTCGTCCTCAACCAGCACGTTCGGAACCGGGCCGTGATCCTGCGCTCCCGTACAGACCAGTTCGATGTATTCGCCAATCTCCATCCACAGGACCGCCAGCGCGTAGATTCACTTTTCAACCAGTATGCGTCACAGGTGATTTATCATCAGGTAGGCGCGCGCGGCGACGGGTTTCTAAGAATCGGCGACGCCGCGCTGATCGGCATTTACCGGAAAAGGGTCGTATTCTTCAAAACCTACGATCATGGCACGCCGCTGTCTTTCGAGCACGCCGGATTTTTGAATAAGAAAGTTTATTATTTCAACAAACAGCAGCAACTGGCAAGTGTCGATATGTCGGGCCGGGAGCAGGTTGTTTCGCCGCAATTGCCTGGCGGCTATGCACTCCGCGGGGCTACCCATTTTTACCAGCAGGGCGAGCGGCTGTTTCTGCACAATTCCAATACGTTTTACCAGCTCGGACCGGCCGCAGGTGACGCGCTGATTTGCAAGCCAGTGCTGAAAACCGCAGACCTGGGCGGGCTGGATAGCTATCTCCATATTCCCGAATCGGGCGTGCATTTGCTGGGTACCAAAACGGGCGGCTTGTATATTTTCAGGAAGAAGCAGTTCAAAACGGTTCGTATACCGGGCACGGGCAACAACTTTTACAGCCAACGCGTATTTGCGGGAAATGTCATCCTCACGGAGCATGGAGCTGTCGGAAAAGGTGGGCAAATGACCGGTGAGCCGTTTCCACTTATCCCACGGAGCGGGACGCTGATCGACCGGGACGGGAATGTATGGATGAACCGGGGCTACAAAAGTTTAGAGCAACGAACGTCCGATTTGAAACCCATCCGCCGGTTTCATGCCGATCGCGAGATTGCGCACATCACCCAAACACCCGACGGAACGATCTGGCTCAATGCCATGTCGGGCAAATTCGGGCGAATCGAGAGCGATTCCATTCGCTGGCTGAGTCTCGAAAAGGATGTGAAGACGTTCATGCCTGTCAACAATTCGCAGTTCTGGACGGCCGATGGCCGTGGTGTGTATTTGCTGGATGTACGGAAAAACAGCTTCAAAGAGGTTGCGGGCCTCGAAGGCAGGGAGGTGCGGGCATTCCACTCCGACCCGGAAGGCACGCTGTGGGCTGGCACTTACGGACAGGGCTTCTATGCCATCCGGAACGGGAAGGCCACCGCATTGCCGCTCGATAGGAACGGCTATCTGCTCGTGGTGCACACTTTTCTGGAAGACAAAAAGGGCTTTATGTGGATGAGCACAAACCACGGACTTTTTAAATGTAAAACCCAGGACCTTTACGATTACCTCGACCAGAAAACCCGCCATGTGTTTTACTATTATTACGATAAAAGCAATGGCTTTGCGAACAACGAGTTCAATGGCGGCTGCTATCCGTCGTCCATTGTCCTGCCCGACGGCCGGTTTTCGTTCCCCTCAATGGACGGCCTGGTACAGGCTCATCCCGACAGTGTCACCGACATTTTGCCCAATTCCCGCATCCTGATCGACAAATTCACCGTCGACGGCAAAGAGCAGCCATTCAGCACCAGCCTGGAACTCGCGCCGTCTTTCAACCGGATCGGGGTCATGCTGGCGTCGCCCTATTTCGGACTGCCCGAAAATCAGTTTCTGGAATACAATATCAAAGGCCTTGACCACGAATGGTACGAACTGAACAGTAACCTGACAATCATCCTCAACCGCCTCGAACATGGCAAATATGTGCTTCAAGTGCGCAAAAAAGCGGGTTTCGGGCGGGATAATGTCAGCCTGCTGAGCATGCCTTTCGTTGTGAAACCCTTCTGGTACCAGACCTGGTACTTCGCGGTTTTTGCGTTCTGCCTGCTGATATTCTCGTTCTACCTCGTGGTGAAGCTGCGCTACCACTATCTTACGCTGCGCAAAAAGCAGCTGGAAGCGCAGGTTCACGAGCGCACGCAGGAACTTGAATACAGTAACCGGCTGAAAGAGAAGATCACCTTGCTGCTGGCGCACGACCTGCAATCGCCGCTCCATTTTCTCAACCTGCTATCGGACCACGTTTCCGCCGCGCTCGACAAAGAACGCCTCGACGACGTGCGGAACGGGATGTGGGAAATCAAAAAGGCCGCTACCAACATTCACGCTTTTGTGAGAGAGATCAACCTGTGGACCAGATCGCAGCAGGCGGGATTCTTCCTCAGCAAGCGGCCCTTCGCGTTCGACGGCCTTGCCGGCGAGCTCAGGGAGTTTTTCAAGGAAATGCTTCCGTTTAAAAACAATACACTGGAATTCGTCAATCCGGGACAATGGCCGCTTTTTACCAACCGCGAAATCCTGAAAGCGGTGATCCGCAACCTGATCGACAATTCAAACAAATACACAACCGGCGGGCATATCCGGGTTGAACTCGAACAAGCCGGCGACCATTTGCAGCTTTCCGTAACCGACAATGGCCGGGGCATGTCCCCCGCAGACCTGAGCAAGATTAACCGCCGGATCACCCAGGTCCAAACCACGGCCGGTATAGAACAGAGCGGCCGCCTCGGTTACCAGATCATCATTGATTTCGTGGCGCTGCTCGAATGCAAACTGGAAGTACAAAGCTCCGTCGGCCAGGGAACTAGGGTGACCATTTCGGGCTTGATGCCCGGCCAGCCCGACGCGACAGACGCCATGCTAACGGACGATGTGCCGACCAATTTCACTACGTTATGA
- a CDS encoding glycoside hydrolase family 28 protein, with protein MKHSGHSFFLFLILTFCGSTFSNGQPLDAASLSSVPRVADVGAARLPAAIAPVKAPFPMPAFAKPVFPKLTIRITDKGARAGAMATKAIQSAIDEVSKKKGGTVIVPAGTWRTGRISLKSNVNLHISEGAELRFSPEIEDYLPAVFTRNEGVELMSLGALIYANGQENIAVTGKGKLVGPPDGPVRQRYMNVNVIEKVVPADKPVSERVYEGKDGGFIFPPMFISPINCKKVYIEGITLHNTPFWNVVPVYCDNVIIRGITVQSVGIPRGDGIDIESSRNVLIEYCTLSSGDDCFTIKAGRGEDGIRVNKPTENVVIRHCLAREGHGGITCGSETAGMIRNVYVRDCVFDDTDTGLRFKTRRSRAGGGENIVYENIRMNLRGDAVKFDMLGSRQYVGELADRLPPRPVNDLTPAYRNITARNIVVDKARTFIDITGIPESPAANLLIENAIVNARTAFKASDAERVTVRGATLTVTDTLLRALDVRNVLFEKVEFNTPGKKLAIAVEGENSSNVRFVDCTPAKPEGLD; from the coding sequence ATGAAGCATTCAGGACATTCCTTTTTTCTCTTTTTGATACTTACTTTTTGCGGCAGCACATTTTCTAACGGGCAGCCGCTGGACGCAGCGAGCCTTTCGTCGGTGCCCCGGGTGGCGGACGTGGGTGCTGCCAGGCTCCCGGCCGCTATTGCTCCGGTGAAGGCGCCATTCCCGATGCCCGCGTTTGCAAAGCCCGTTTTTCCCAAACTTACCATTCGCATTACCGATAAAGGCGCCCGCGCGGGTGCAATGGCGACAAAGGCGATCCAGTCGGCCATCGACGAGGTGAGTAAAAAGAAGGGCGGGACCGTGATAGTGCCCGCCGGGACCTGGAGAACCGGGCGAATCAGCCTGAAAAGCAATGTGAACCTGCATATCAGCGAAGGTGCCGAGCTGCGTTTCAGTCCTGAAATCGAGGATTACCTGCCGGCCGTGTTCACCCGGAACGAGGGCGTGGAACTGATGTCACTCGGCGCCTTGATATATGCGAACGGCCAGGAGAACATCGCCGTGACGGGCAAAGGGAAGCTGGTTGGCCCGCCCGACGGACCGGTGAGACAGCGTTATATGAATGTGAACGTGATCGAGAAAGTGGTGCCGGCCGACAAGCCCGTGAGCGAGCGGGTGTACGAAGGCAAAGACGGCGGCTTTATATTCCCGCCGATGTTTATTTCGCCCATTAATTGTAAGAAGGTTTATATCGAAGGCATTACGCTACATAATACGCCATTCTGGAACGTGGTGCCCGTTTACTGCGACAACGTGATTATCAGGGGCATTACCGTGCAATCTGTGGGTATTCCGCGTGGCGACGGCATCGATATCGAATCGTCGAGAAATGTCCTGATCGAATACTGCACGCTCAGCAGCGGCGACGACTGCTTCACGATCAAGGCGGGCAGGGGCGAGGACGGCATTCGGGTGAACAAGCCCACCGAGAATGTCGTGATCCGGCATTGCCTTGCGCGCGAGGGCCACGGAGGCATTACCTGCGGCAGCGAAACCGCCGGGATGATCCGCAACGTGTACGTGCGCGACTGCGTGTTCGACGATACCGATACCGGGCTGCGTTTCAAAACGCGGCGTTCGCGTGCGGGCGGCGGCGAAAACATCGTGTACGAAAACATCCGCATGAATCTCCGCGGCGACGCCGTGAAGTTCGATATGCTGGGAAGCCGGCAATATGTGGGCGAGCTCGCCGACCGCCTGCCGCCCCGCCCCGTGAATGACCTCACACCGGCCTACCGCAACATCACAGCCCGCAACATTGTCGTGGACAAAGCGCGCACATTCATCGACATTACCGGCATTCCCGAATCGCCGGCCGCCAACCTGCTGATCGAAAACGCCATCGTCAATGCCCGCACGGCATTCAAGGCGAGTGATGCAGAGCGGGTAACCGTTCGCGGTGCGACGCTCACCGTCACGGACACGCTCCTGCGTGCGCTGGATGTTCGGAATGTGCTGTTTGAAAAAGTGGAATTCAATACGCCGGGAAAAAAGCTGGCGATTGCGGTAGAAGGTGAAAATTCAAGTAATGTCCGGTTTGTGGATTGCACACCGGCGAAACCAGAAGGGCTCGACTAA
- a CDS encoding SusD/RagB family nutrient-binding outer membrane lipoprotein codes for MQKSIYPKSILALGIGALLASCSDSHFEEINKDPNRPDNVTTTTILLSAEKQVMDNIRNENSSLRGSQLFSQYYSQNIYSDQSRYDIPRSYSDTYWSNAYKALNNLNEIIKLNTDPATRNIATAGTAGTNANQIAIARILKAYTFQNLTDVFGNIPYQSYGNQDPEFQALQQEPENLSPAYASQQKIYLDILNELKAAGDTLIKYKSATTFGNYDVIYKGKNELWAKFANSLRLRIATRIRKQLPAESNTHFEDALTKGVFTSNADNAVFKYQLLAPNEAPLYRATVTANRKDFAVSHVIINVLKGELGTVKVQDPRLPIYATKNAAGNYVGQPYGLPVAAAGLLTATDVSLPGTAVNAANFGEVLQEYAEVAFLISEYKNWDQQEYINGVTASLQKWGVAQADITTYLAALPKADKANVLNQKYLALYTQGDEAWAEIRRTGYPTFLVKPGDTVWSRTVDGKTTDYKFQPLFGEGVPERLYYPPKEQSVNLANYQNAVKAQGNDDITTPLWWNK; via the coding sequence ATGCAAAAGTCCATATATCCCAAAAGCATTCTGGCCCTCGGCATCGGCGCATTGCTCGCCTCCTGCTCCGACAGTCATTTCGAGGAAATCAACAAGGACCCGAACCGTCCTGACAATGTAACGACGACCACCATCCTGCTCTCCGCCGAAAAGCAGGTAATGGACAACATCCGCAACGAAAACAGCTCCCTGCGCGGCTCGCAGCTCTTTTCGCAGTATTACAGCCAGAATATTTACAGCGACCAATCACGCTACGACATTCCGCGCTCTTATTCGGATACGTATTGGAGCAATGCTTACAAGGCGTTGAACAACCTGAACGAGATCATCAAGCTCAATACCGACCCGGCGACCAGGAACATCGCTACTGCCGGAACGGCCGGTACCAATGCGAACCAGATCGCGATCGCCCGCATTCTGAAAGCCTACACGTTTCAGAACCTGACCGACGTTTTCGGGAACATTCCTTACCAGTCGTACGGCAACCAGGACCCCGAGTTCCAGGCATTACAGCAAGAACCGGAAAATCTGAGCCCGGCCTATGCAAGTCAGCAGAAGATCTATCTCGACATCCTCAATGAACTGAAAGCTGCCGGTGACACGCTGATCAAGTACAAAAGCGCCACCACTTTCGGCAACTACGATGTAATTTATAAGGGCAAAAACGAGCTCTGGGCTAAGTTCGCCAACTCGCTCCGCCTCCGTATCGCGACGCGCATCCGCAAACAGCTGCCGGCCGAGTCGAACACGCATTTCGAGGACGCATTGACCAAAGGCGTTTTCACTTCCAATGCGGACAATGCGGTGTTTAAATACCAGCTGCTGGCCCCGAACGAGGCGCCGCTGTACCGCGCCACGGTGACGGCCAACCGCAAGGATTTCGCCGTTTCGCATGTGATTATCAATGTGTTGAAAGGAGAATTGGGAACTGTAAAAGTGCAAGACCCCCGTCTGCCGATTTATGCCACCAAAAATGCGGCCGGTAACTATGTAGGCCAGCCCTACGGATTGCCCGTGGCAGCCGCCGGCTTGCTCACCGCCACCGACGTGAGCCTTCCGGGCACAGCGGTGAATGCCGCCAACTTTGGGGAGGTTTTGCAAGAATATGCCGAAGTGGCGTTCCTGATTTCGGAATACAAAAACTGGGACCAGCAGGAATACATTAATGGCGTAACCGCCTCATTGCAAAAATGGGGAGTGGCCCAGGCCGACATTACTACCTACCTGGCCGCATTGCCCAAAGCCGACAAAGCCAATGTACTGAACCAGAAATACCTGGCGCTATACACGCAGGGCGATGAAGCCTGGGCGGAGATCCGCCGCACCGGCTACCCGACTTTCCTTGTGAAGCCCGGCGACACCGTTTGGAGCCGCACCGTGGACGGCAAAACGACCGACTACAAGTTCCAGCCGCTGTTCGGCGAAGGCGTCCCTGAGCGCTTGTACTACCCGCCGAAAGAGCAGAGCGTAAACCTGGCCAATTACCAGAACGCCGTAAAAGCCCAGGGCAACGACGATATTACGACGCCGCTTTGGTGGAATAAGTAA
- a CDS encoding SusC/RagA family TonB-linked outer membrane protein, with product MKTRFMYLILVTLLATGLVHAQQRTITGTVTDANDASGLPGASVTIKGTSTGTLTDANGGFSLDVSGESPVLVVSFIGYINQEIAVGNSDKINVALKQDAKILNEVVVTALGISREKRALGYAVQEVKGEALQTRPTNALSALSGRVAGMQVVSSGGNMGGSSRVLLRGINSISGNNQPLYVIDGTPIDNADLNSAATSAGSGGKDVGNMIQDLNPDDIENISVLKGPSAAALYGTRAANGVILITTKKGKENSKVNVTLNTGVEFENIVRLPKRQKLYGGGFSSTFQKANIGGNDYNIVEYAVDESWGPKLDGTPVLHWYNLDPENTAEYLKPQPWIYPKNDVHTFFETGVANTNSLAVSGGNANSTYRISFTNKNVKGTVPNSSLKRNSINFSGSTQAGKFKFYNNFNYIKNQSTGRPWTGATNRNIILEAFQWGQVQVDYDKLKNYKRADGSQILWNRSGYQDNPAGEAAKFIDNPYWSAYQSYLEENRDRFYGNVGVVYDVNSWLKVSGKVNADVYQYQYQDRIAVYSRTQSQYQEYNNNFSEFNYELLASANKSWGDISLNVNAGGNIMSQRRRISDAVTQGGLIIPEYYNLKNASSVLVNSNAYRKQISSIFGSFSLGWKSLLFLDGTLRNDWSSTLPLNRNSFAYPSLTTSLILSELNGVKDIGWLDFAKVRLGWAQVGNDTDPYQLQRAYEASQSFDGLPSYKLPAQLNNQFLKPEITSSWEAGLNIQALKNRVGLDITYYDNVSRNQIINIPVSSAFGYDSKVINAGKINNKGIELTLSGTPVRSNGFEWNSSLNWSRNRNKVIELAPGINTFQLANSLVTLVAREGQPYGQILGNDFVYAADGQKVIKADGTYERSQQLTPLGSVLPKYLFGFQNNFTYKNFNLGFLVDGRVGGKFFSQTYKVAMYAGVLDKTAANNIRETGVVLDGVKGNVTYNADGTYSVANTTPNDTRITAQAWARGEYSGPTPQTIFDATFVKLREITFGYNLALNSKAVKQVYFGVYGRNLANIYTASKYIDPEFANSGGNIQGIEGGNIPVPATYGLNVNVKF from the coding sequence ATGAAAACGAGATTTATGTACCTCATTCTGGTGACCTTACTTGCGACCGGGCTCGTGCATGCACAGCAGCGGACCATTACCGGTACGGTTACCGACGCCAACGACGCGAGCGGACTTCCCGGCGCCTCGGTTACCATTAAAGGGACTTCCACAGGCACCCTCACCGACGCCAACGGCGGTTTCAGCCTGGACGTCAGCGGCGAATCGCCCGTGCTGGTGGTTTCCTTCATTGGCTACATCAACCAGGAAATAGCAGTAGGCAACAGCGATAAAATCAATGTGGCCTTGAAGCAAGACGCCAAGATCCTGAACGAAGTGGTGGTAACGGCCCTCGGCATTTCCCGCGAGAAGCGCGCGCTCGGTTATGCCGTGCAGGAAGTAAAAGGTGAAGCATTGCAAACACGCCCTACCAACGCGCTGAGCGCATTATCGGGCCGGGTTGCGGGTATGCAGGTGGTGTCGTCCGGTGGTAACATGGGCGGATCGTCGCGCGTGCTCCTCCGTGGTATCAACTCCATTTCGGGCAATAACCAGCCTTTGTACGTGATCGACGGCACGCCGATCGACAATGCCGACCTCAACAGCGCGGCTACGAGCGCGGGAAGCGGCGGCAAGGACGTGGGTAACATGATCCAGGACCTTAACCCGGACGATATTGAGAACATTTCGGTGCTCAAAGGACCATCCGCAGCGGCGCTTTACGGTACCCGTGCCGCCAACGGCGTGATCCTGATCACCACCAAAAAAGGCAAGGAAAACAGCAAAGTGAACGTGACGCTGAATACCGGCGTGGAGTTTGAGAACATTGTACGTCTGCCGAAACGCCAGAAACTCTACGGAGGCGGCTTTTCGAGCACTTTCCAGAAAGCCAACATCGGCGGAAACGATTACAATATTGTAGAATATGCAGTGGATGAAAGCTGGGGGCCCAAGCTCGACGGTACGCCGGTATTGCATTGGTATAACCTCGATCCTGAAAATACTGCGGAGTACCTGAAACCGCAGCCGTGGATTTACCCTAAAAACGACGTCCACACGTTCTTTGAAACAGGCGTGGCGAATACAAACAGCCTGGCCGTGAGCGGCGGTAATGCCAACTCGACCTACCGCATTTCATTTACCAATAAAAATGTAAAAGGTACGGTCCCGAATTCATCCCTGAAACGTAACTCGATCAACTTTTCCGGTTCGACGCAGGCGGGCAAGTTTAAGTTTTACAACAACTTTAATTATATCAAAAACCAATCGACCGGCCGGCCGTGGACGGGTGCTACCAACCGGAACATCATCCTCGAAGCATTCCAGTGGGGACAGGTGCAGGTGGATTACGATAAGCTGAAAAACTATAAGCGCGCCGACGGCAGCCAGATCCTCTGGAACCGCAGCGGCTACCAGGACAACCCGGCGGGTGAAGCGGCGAAGTTCATCGATAACCCGTACTGGTCGGCGTACCAAAGCTACCTCGAAGAGAACCGCGACCGCTTTTACGGCAACGTAGGCGTGGTTTACGATGTGAACAGCTGGCTGAAAGTGAGCGGAAAAGTGAATGCGGATGTTTATCAATACCAATACCAGGACCGCATTGCCGTGTATTCGCGGACACAATCGCAATACCAGGAGTATAACAACAATTTCAGCGAGTTCAACTACGAATTGCTTGCATCAGCCAATAAGAGCTGGGGCGACATTTCCTTGAACGTGAATGCGGGTGGTAACATCATGAGTCAGCGCCGCCGGATCAGTGACGCCGTAACCCAAGGCGGATTGATCATTCCGGAGTATTACAACTTAAAGAATGCGAGCTCGGTACTTGTGAACTCGAATGCGTACCGTAAGCAGATCAGCTCGATCTTTGGTAGCTTCTCGCTGGGCTGGAAGAGCCTGTTGTTCCTCGATGGTACGCTGCGTAACGACTGGTCGTCCACCCTGCCATTGAACCGCAACTCATTCGCATACCCTTCACTAACAACGAGTTTGATCCTCAGCGAACTCAATGGCGTGAAAGACATCGGCTGGCTCGATTTTGCGAAAGTACGCCTCGGCTGGGCGCAGGTGGGTAACGACACCGACCCTTACCAGCTGCAACGTGCCTACGAAGCGAGCCAATCGTTCGACGGCCTGCCGTCCTACAAACTGCCTGCGCAGCTGAACAACCAGTTCCTCAAACCGGAGATTACCAGCTCCTGGGAAGCGGGGTTGAACATCCAGGCATTGAAAAACCGCGTGGGCCTCGACATTACCTATTATGACAACGTGAGCCGCAACCAGATCATCAACATCCCGGTATCGTCGGCATTCGGATATGATTCGAAGGTGATCAATGCAGGAAAGATTAATAACAAGGGTATTGAACTGACATTGAGCGGCACGCCGGTCCGTTCCAACGGATTTGAGTGGAATTCGAGCCTCAATTGGTCGAGAAACCGCAACAAGGTGATCGAGCTCGCGCCGGGCATCAACACATTCCAGCTTGCCAACAGCCTCGTGACCCTGGTGGCACGCGAAGGCCAGCCTTACGGACAAATCCTCGGCAACGACTTCGTGTATGCTGCCGACGGACAGAAGGTGATCAAAGCCGACGGAACTTATGAGCGCTCGCAGCAGCTCACCCCGCTGGGCAGCGTGCTGCCGAAATACCTCTTCGGTTTCCAGAACAACTTCACGTACAAAAACTTCAACCTGGGCTTCCTCGTAGACGGACGCGTAGGCGGCAAGTTCTTCTCGCAAACCTACAAAGTGGCGATGTACGCAGGTGTACTGGACAAAACGGCCGCCAACAACATCCGCGAAACCGGGGTGGTGCTCGACGGTGTGAAAGGAAACGTTACCTACAATGCCGACGGAACTTACTCGGTGGCCAACACCACTCCGAACGACACGCGCATTACCGCCCAGGCATGGGCCCGCGGCGAGTACAGCGGCCCTACCCCGCAAACGATCTTCGACGCAACGTTCGTGAAACTGCGTGAAATCACATTCGGGTACAACCTGGCGCTGAACAGCAAGGCCGTGAAGCAGGTTTATTTCGGGGTATACGGACGTAACCTGGCCAATATTTACACCGCCAGCAAATACATCGACCCCGAATTCGCCAACAGCGGCGGCAACATCCAGGGTATCGAAGGCGGTAACATTCCGGTTCCTGCGACCTACGGCCTGAATGTAAACGTGAAGTTCTAA